From a single Pseudomonas triticicola genomic region:
- a CDS encoding MarR family winged helix-turn-helix transcriptional regulator — MLPSQCLCTNLRRAARGVSRHYDGALDGFGINVAQYSLLCNLQRLEQPSISELAEAMGLDRSTLGRNLRVLEGEGLVALAEGEDMRNRIVRLTETGVQRLAAALPAWEAAQQRLIDRLGAEKRETLLKLLDELA; from the coding sequence ATGCTTCCTTCTCAGTGTTTGTGCACCAACCTGCGTCGCGCCGCGCGTGGCGTCAGCAGGCATTACGACGGCGCTCTCGATGGCTTCGGGATCAACGTTGCCCAGTATTCTCTGCTGTGCAATCTGCAGCGGCTGGAGCAACCGAGCATTTCCGAACTGGCTGAGGCCATGGGCCTGGATCGCAGCACGCTCGGGCGCAATTTACGCGTGCTCGAGGGCGAAGGTCTGGTGGCGCTGGCCGAAGGCGAGGACATGCGCAACCGTATCGTGCGCCTCACCGAAACCGGTGTGCAGCGCTTGGCAGCGGCATTGCCGGCGTGGGAAGCGGCGCAACAGCGGCTGATCGACCGGCTCGGTGCCGAGAAGCGCGAAACCTTGCTCAAATTGCTCGACGAACTGGCCTGA
- a CDS encoding adenosylcobinamide-GDP ribazoletransferase → MLPLWIALQFLSNLPIRLPGMPEPQQLGRSLLFYPLVGLLFGLILFALNLLLAGAPLLLHAALLLTVWVLLSGALHLDGLADSADAWLGGFGDRERTLEIMKDPRSGPIAVVTLVLVLLLKFAALLALIEQGHTLALIIVPVLGRAALLGLFLTTPYVRAGGLGQALADHLPRRAGWWVLGLSALGCVFIAGIGAVLISLVGFVWLRRLMMRRLGGTTGDTAGALLELLEMGVLVGLALV, encoded by the coding sequence ATGTTGCCGCTGTGGATCGCCTTGCAGTTTCTCAGCAACCTGCCGATTCGCCTGCCGGGCATGCCCGAGCCGCAACAGCTTGGCCGTTCGCTGCTGTTTTATCCGCTGGTGGGATTGCTGTTCGGGCTGATCCTCTTCGCGTTGAATCTGTTGTTGGCCGGCGCCCCGTTGTTGCTGCATGCGGCGCTGTTGCTGACCGTGTGGGTATTGCTCAGCGGCGCGCTGCATCTCGATGGCCTGGCCGACAGCGCCGATGCCTGGCTCGGCGGTTTTGGTGATCGCGAGCGCACGCTGGAGATCATGAAAGATCCGCGCAGCGGGCCGATTGCGGTGGTCACGCTGGTGCTGGTGTTGTTGCTCAAATTTGCCGCGCTGCTGGCACTGATCGAACAAGGGCATACCCTGGCGCTGATCATCGTGCCGGTGCTCGGGCGAGCGGCGCTGTTGGGGTTGTTTCTGACCACGCCGTATGTGCGTGCGGGTGGCTTGGGTCAGGCACTGGCCGATCATCTGCCGCGTAGAGCGGGGTGGTGGGTGCTGGGGTTGAGTGCGCTGGGCTGCGTGTTCATCGCCGGTATTGGCGCGGTGCTGATTTCGCTGGTCGGGTTTGTCTGGCTGCGGCGTTTGATGATGCGGCGGTTGGGCGGGACTACCGGGGACACGGCGGGGGCGTTGCTGGAATTGCTGGAGATGGGGGTGTTGGTGGGGCTCGCTTTGGTCTGA
- the cobC gene encoding alpha-ribazole phosphatase family protein: MSLRLDLLRHGETELGGGLRGSLDDALTANGWTQMRAAVVDGGPWDRIVSSPLQRCARFAAELGEQLNLSVHLDKDLQELHFGAWEGQSAAALMETDAEALGLFWADPYGFTPPQGEPVSAFSARVLAAVARLHAAYARERILLVSHGGVMRLLLAQARSLPREQLLNVEVGHGALFALTVAADGALKEGH, translated from the coding sequence ATGAGCCTGCGCCTGGATCTGCTGCGCCACGGCGAAACGGAACTCGGCGGCGGCTTGCGCGGCAGCCTCGACGATGCGCTGACCGCAAACGGCTGGACGCAGATGCGTGCGGCGGTGGTCGACGGCGGGCCGTGGGATCGTATCGTCAGTTCGCCATTGCAGCGCTGCGCGCGCTTCGCCGCTGAACTCGGCGAGCAACTGAACCTGTCCGTGCATCTGGACAAGGATCTGCAGGAACTGCATTTCGGCGCGTGGGAAGGGCAAAGCGCGGCGGCGTTGATGGAAACGGATGCTGAAGCGCTGGGGCTGTTCTGGGCTGATCCCTATGGCTTCACGCCACCGCAGGGGGAGCCGGTCAGCGCGTTTTCCGCGCGGGTGTTGGCGGCGGTCGCGCGATTGCACGCGGCTTACGCCCGTGAACGGATTCTGCTGGTCAGCCACGGCGGCGTAATGCGTTTGTTGTTGGCGCAGGCCCGAAGTTTGCCCCGCGAGCAACTGCTCAATGTCGAGGTCGGCCACGGCGCGCTGTTTGCGCTAACGGTCGCTGCGGACGGCGCGCTCAAGGAAGGTCACTGA
- the cobT gene encoding nicotinate-nucleotide--dimethylbenzimidazole phosphoribosyltransferase yields MSPTWWLNPCKTVNSDIIAQATERQQQLTKPAGSLGRLESVAVQLAGLQGQLKPTLEQVWIAIFAGDHGVVAEGVSAYPQEVTGQMLLNFVSGGAAISVLARQLGAQLEVVDLGTVNPTLNLPGVRHLNIGAGTANFAQGAAMAQAQGESALQAGRDSVLRAKAAGTQLFIGGEMGIGNTTAASALACALLDCPVAHLTGPGTGLNAAGVSHKAQVIERALALHAAQRGDALQTLFNLGGFEIAALVGAYLACAQEGIAVLVDGFICTVAALVAVRLNPACREWLLFGHRGAEPGHRHVLETLSAEPLLELGLRLGEGSGAALAVPLLRLACDLHGQMATFAEAAVADRPA; encoded by the coding sequence ATGAGCCCGACCTGGTGGCTGAATCCGTGCAAAACCGTGAACTCGGACATCATCGCGCAAGCGACCGAGCGTCAGCAGCAACTGACCAAACCGGCCGGTTCGCTGGGGCGCCTTGAATCGGTGGCCGTGCAACTGGCCGGTCTGCAAGGTCAGCTCAAGCCAACGCTGGAGCAAGTCTGGATCGCGATTTTCGCTGGCGACCATGGCGTAGTGGCTGAGGGCGTTTCGGCTTATCCGCAGGAAGTCACCGGGCAGATGCTGCTGAATTTTGTCAGCGGCGGCGCGGCGATCAGCGTGCTGGCACGTCAGCTCGGCGCGCAACTGGAAGTGGTCGATCTGGGCACGGTGAATCCGACGCTGAATCTGCCCGGCGTGCGCCATCTGAACATCGGCGCGGGAACGGCGAACTTCGCTCAGGGCGCAGCGATGGCTCAGGCGCAGGGCGAATCGGCCTTGCAGGCCGGTCGCGACAGTGTCTTGCGCGCGAAAGCCGCCGGCACGCAGTTGTTCATCGGCGGCGAGATGGGCATCGGCAACACCACGGCGGCCAGTGCGCTGGCCTGCGCCTTGCTCGATTGCCCGGTGGCACACCTGACCGGTCCCGGCACCGGGCTGAATGCCGCTGGCGTCAGCCACAAGGCGCAAGTGATCGAACGCGCTCTGGCGCTGCATGCCGCACAGCGTGGCGATGCCTTGCAAACGCTGTTCAATCTCGGCGGGTTCGAGATTGCCGCGTTGGTCGGCGCCTATCTGGCCTGCGCGCAGGAAGGCATCGCGGTGCTGGTTGACGGCTTTATCTGCACGGTCGCCGCGCTGGTCGCGGTGCGCTTGAATCCGGCCTGTCGCGAGTGGCTGTTGTTCGGCCATCGCGGTGCCGAGCCGGGCCATCGTCATGTGCTGGAAACCTTGAGCGCCGAGCCGCTGCTCGAGCTCGGCCTGCGCCTGGGCGAGGGCAGTGGCGCGGCGTTGGCGGTGCCGTTGTTGCGTCTGGCCTGTGACCTGCACGGGCAAATGGCGACGTTCGCCGAAGCAGCCGTGGCGGATCGCCCGGCATGA
- the cobU gene encoding bifunctional adenosylcobinamide kinase/adenosylcobinamide-phosphate guanylyltransferase, with the protein MLQLILGGARSGKSRLAEKLASDSHLPVTYIATSQPLDGEMNQRVAHHRARRPVEWALIEEPLELARVLRESAGAERCLLVDCLTLWLTNLLMLDDAERLAAEREALLDCLASLPGEIIFVSNETGMGVVPLGELTRRYVDEAGWLHQALAERCQRVVLTVAGLPLTLKGPAL; encoded by the coding sequence ATGCTCCAACTGATCCTCGGCGGCGCCCGCTCCGGCAAGAGTCGTCTGGCGGAAAAACTCGCCAGCGACAGCCATCTGCCGGTGACCTACATCGCCACCAGCCAACCGCTGGACGGCGAAATGAATCAACGCGTCGCCCATCATCGCGCACGTCGCCCGGTCGAATGGGCTTTGATCGAAGAGCCGCTGGAACTGGCCCGCGTACTGCGCGAATCCGCTGGCGCCGAGCGCTGCCTGCTGGTCGATTGCCTGACCCTGTGGCTGACCAATCTGCTGATGCTCGACGACGCCGAACGTCTCGCCGCCGAGCGTGAAGCGTTGCTCGATTGCCTGGCGTCGTTGCCGGGTGAAATCATTTTTGTCAGCAACGAGACCGGAATGGGTGTCGTGCCGCTGGGCGAATTAACCCGCCGCTATGTCGATGAAGCCGGTTGGCTGCATCAAGCTCTGGCCGAGCGCTGTCAGCGAGTTGTCCTGACCGTCGCCGGCCTGCCCCTGACTTTGAAAGGACCTGCGTTATGA
- a CDS encoding cobyric acid synthase, translating into MTTLMVQGTTSDAGKSTLVTALCRWATRQGVAVVPFKPQNMALNSAVTADGGEIGRAQAVQAQAAFLEPHTDMNPVLLKPNSDTGAQVIIHGRAVTTMNAVAYHDYKAIAMQAVLASHERLSAAYPLVMVEGAGSPAEINLRAGDIANMGFAEAVDCPVLLIADINRGGVFAHLVGTLELLSPSEQARVKGFIINRFRGDIALLQPGLDWLEQRTGKPVVGVLPYVMDLHLEAEDGIDQRQTDKAEQVLKVVVPVLPRISNHTDFDPLRLHPQVDLQFVGPGQAIPSADLIILPGSKSVRSDLAYLRANGWDAAINRHLRYGGKVLGICGGLQMLGEQVHDPLGLEGAAGSSAGLGLLAFETQLEADKQLRNVRGRLALENAAVSGYEIHAGVTSGPGLETPAVHLDDGRCDGAQSADGQVFGTYLHGLFESPEASAALLRWAGLSDVQEVDYHGLRERDIERLADLVEKHLDTGLLRQLCGI; encoded by the coding sequence ATGACCACTCTGATGGTGCAAGGCACCACGTCCGATGCTGGCAAAAGCACTCTGGTGACGGCGTTGTGCCGCTGGGCCACCCGCCAGGGCGTGGCGGTGGTGCCGTTCAAACCGCAGAACATGGCGCTCAACAGCGCAGTCACCGCTGACGGCGGCGAGATCGGCCGCGCGCAGGCAGTGCAGGCGCAAGCGGCCTTTCTCGAACCCCACACCGACATGAACCCGGTGCTGCTCAAGCCCAACAGCGACACCGGCGCGCAGGTGATCATTCATGGCCGCGCGGTGACGACGATGAACGCCGTCGCCTATCACGATTACAAGGCCATCGCGATGCAAGCGGTGCTCGCCTCGCACGAGCGACTCAGCGCTGCCTATCCGCTGGTAATGGTCGAGGGCGCCGGTTCGCCGGCGGAGATCAATCTGCGCGCCGGCGACATTGCCAACATGGGCTTTGCCGAAGCGGTGGACTGCCCGGTTTTGCTGATCGCCGACATCAATCGCGGCGGCGTGTTTGCGCATTTGGTCGGCACGCTGGAATTGCTTTCACCGAGCGAACAGGCGCGGGTCAAAGGCTTCATCATCAACCGCTTTCGCGGCGATATCGCCTTGCTGCAACCGGGCCTCGACTGGCTGGAGCAGCGCACCGGCAAACCGGTGGTCGGCGTGTTGCCGTACGTGATGGACCTGCACCTTGAAGCCGAGGACGGCATCGACCAACGCCAGACCGACAAGGCCGAGCAGGTGTTGAAAGTGGTGGTGCCGGTGCTGCCGCGCATCAGCAATCACACCGACTTCGACCCGCTGCGTCTGCATCCGCAGGTGGATCTGCAATTTGTTGGCCCGGGGCAGGCAATTCCCTCCGCCGATCTGATCATCCTGCCGGGCTCGAAAAGTGTGCGCAGTGATCTGGCTTATCTGCGCGCCAACGGCTGGGACGCGGCAATCAATCGGCATCTGCGCTACGGCGGCAAGGTGCTGGGGATTTGCGGCGGTCTGCAGATGCTCGGCGAGCAGGTGCACGACCCGCTCGGGCTGGAAGGCGCTGCCGGCTCCAGCGCGGGGCTGGGTCTGCTGGCGTTCGAAACGCAGCTCGAAGCCGACAAGCAACTGCGCAACGTGCGCGGGCGGCTGGCACTGGAAAACGCCGCAGTCAGCGGTTACGAAATTCATGCTGGCGTAACCAGCGGGCCGGGGCTGGAAACCCCGGCGGTGCATCTGGACGACGGTCGCTGCGATGGTGCGCAGAGTGCCGATGGCCAGGTGTTCGGCACCTATCTGCACGGCTTGTTCGAATCCCCCGAGGCGAGCGCGGCGTTGCTGCGCTGGGCCGGGTTGAGTGATGTGCAGGAAGTCGATTACCACGGCTTGCGCGAACGCGACATCGAGCGGCTGGCGGATCTGGTGGAGAAGCATCTGGATACCGGGCTGTTGCGTCAGCTCTGTGGGATTTGA
- the cobD gene encoding threonine-phosphate decarboxylase CobD, with protein sequence MLEHGGRLRKAALDYGIAEADWLDLSSGLAPWPFPIPEIPLRAWARLPETDDGLEQAACDYYGAAQVLPVAGSQMAIQLLPRLRRAGKVGVLSPCYAEHAEAWRRSGYIVREVLEQEVEFFLDSLDVLVVVNPNNPTGLSLTPARLLDWHARLAQRGGWLVVDEAFMDNTPQLSLAPYAHQVGLVVLRSFGKFFGLAGVRLGFVLAERKLLKLLAEQVGPWAVSGPTRVLGTACLQDTEGHTRQRIRSDEASERLAALLTRCGFAPQGGCALFQWLITEHAEALHEFLARRGILLRLFSHNSSVRFGLPADAAQELRLEQALQAFTKDNP encoded by the coding sequence ATGCTTGAGCACGGTGGCCGGTTGCGCAAGGCTGCACTCGATTACGGGATTGCCGAAGCCGATTGGCTTGACCTGTCCAGCGGCCTCGCGCCGTGGCCGTTCCCGATCCCGGAGATCCCGCTACGCGCCTGGGCGCGTTTGCCGGAAACCGATGACGGTCTGGAACAGGCCGCCTGCGATTACTACGGTGCCGCGCAGGTGCTGCCGGTCGCCGGCTCGCAAATGGCCATCCAGTTGCTGCCGCGTCTGCGCCGGGCCGGCAAGGTCGGCGTGTTGTCGCCGTGCTATGCCGAGCATGCCGAAGCCTGGAGGCGCAGCGGTTACATCGTCCGTGAAGTGCTCGAGCAGGAAGTCGAGTTCTTTCTCGACAGTCTTGATGTGCTGGTGGTGGTCAATCCGAACAATCCGACCGGCCTCAGCCTGACCCCGGCACGCCTGCTCGACTGGCATGCGCGGCTGGCGCAACGTGGCGGCTGGCTGGTAGTCGACGAAGCGTTCATGGACAACACGCCGCAACTGAGCCTGGCGCCCTATGCGCATCAGGTCGGGCTGGTGGTATTGCGTTCGTTCGGCAAGTTTTTCGGTCTGGCCGGGGTGCGCCTCGGCTTTGTGCTGGCCGAACGCAAGTTGCTCAAACTGCTCGCCGAACAGGTCGGGCCGTGGGCGGTGAGCGGGCCGACGCGGGTGCTCGGTACGGCGTGCCTGCAAGACACCGAGGGCCATACCCGTCAGCGGATCCGCAGCGATGAAGCGAGCGAACGGTTGGCGGCGCTGCTGACCCGTTGCGGTTTTGCACCGCAGGGTGGCTGCGCACTGTTTCAGTGGCTGATCACCGAGCACGCCGAAGCGCTGCACGAATTCCTCGCTCGGCGTGGCATCCTCCTGCGCCTGTTCAGCCACAACAGCAGCGTGCGTTTCGGCCTGCCAGCGGATGCCGCGCAAGAGCTGCGTCTCGAACAGGCTTTGCAAGCTTTCACCAAGGACAATCCATGA
- the cbiB gene encoding adenosylcobinamide-phosphate synthase CbiB — protein sequence MSVALLSVAAVALDALLGEPKRWHPLVAFGNFAGRIEQRFNAGGRGWRSHGVTAWVIAVLPLTLLATAFSWAPYVGWIVEILALYCALGMRSLGEHVAPVAAALRADDLDEARKRVGYLVSRQTNELDSNAVARAATESVLENGSDAVFAALFWFVVAGAPGVVLYRLSNTLDAMWGYRNERFERFGWAAAKIDDVLNYIPARLVALTYALLGKTRLALKCWRTQAPKWDSPNAGPVMAAGAGALGVELGGPAIYHGELHERPQLGEGAPADADSIDRGWQLVQRGVWLWLLMLCLGAEFYA from the coding sequence ATGAGTGTGGCGTTGCTGAGTGTCGCCGCGGTAGCGCTGGATGCGCTGCTCGGTGAACCGAAACGCTGGCATCCGCTGGTGGCGTTCGGCAATTTTGCCGGGCGCATCGAGCAACGCTTCAACGCCGGCGGTCGTGGCTGGCGCAGTCATGGCGTCACCGCGTGGGTTATCGCGGTACTGCCGCTGACCTTGCTCGCCACAGCATTTTCCTGGGCGCCCTATGTCGGCTGGATCGTCGAGATTCTCGCGTTGTATTGTGCACTCGGCATGCGCAGCCTCGGCGAACATGTCGCGCCTGTCGCGGCGGCGTTGCGCGCCGATGATCTGGACGAGGCACGCAAGCGCGTCGGTTATTTGGTCAGCCGCCAGACCAATGAACTGGACAGCAACGCCGTGGCCCGTGCCGCCACGGAATCGGTGCTGGAGAACGGCAGCGATGCGGTGTTCGCTGCGCTGTTCTGGTTTGTCGTTGCCGGCGCGCCGGGCGTGGTCCTGTATCGCTTGAGCAATACCCTCGATGCGATGTGGGGTTATCGCAACGAACGCTTCGAGCGTTTCGGCTGGGCGGCGGCGAAAATCGACGACGTGTTGAACTACATTCCTGCGCGTCTGGTGGCATTGACCTACGCGCTGCTCGGCAAAACCCGACTCGCGCTCAAGTGCTGGCGCACCCAGGCGCCAAAGTGGGACAGCCCCAACGCCGGCCCGGTGATGGCGGCCGGTGCCGGTGCGCTGGGCGTCGAGTTGGGTGGCCCGGCGATCTATCACGGCGAACTGCATGAACGTCCGCAACTGGGCGAAGGTGCGCCGGCTGATGCCGATTCCATCGACCGTGGCTGGCAATTGGTCCAGCGCGGCGTATGGTTGTGGCTGCTGATGCTTTGCCTGGGGGCGGAATTTTATGCTTGA
- the bluB gene encoding 5,6-dimethylbenzimidazole synthase: protein MTDNTFSEAERAAVYKAIAERRDMRHFTGGSVEPQLLRRLLEAAHQAPSVGLMQPWRFIRISDRALRGQIRDLVEEERIRTAEALGERSDEFMQLKVEGINDCAEVLVAALMDDRERHIFGRRTLPEMDMASLSCAIQNLWLASRAEGLGMGWVSLFEPQALADLLKLPAGAKPLAVLCLGPVKEFYPAPMLVLEGWAQARPLNELLYENYWGVSQ from the coding sequence ATGACCGACAACACATTCTCCGAAGCCGAACGCGCAGCGGTCTACAAGGCCATCGCCGAACGCCGCGACATGCGCCACTTCACCGGTGGCAGCGTCGAGCCGCAGCTGCTGCGCCGTCTGCTCGAAGCCGCTCATCAAGCGCCGAGCGTCGGCCTGATGCAGCCCTGGCGCTTCATTCGTATCAGCGATCGTGCTCTGCGCGGGCAGATCCGCGATCTGGTGGAAGAAGAACGCATCCGCACCGCCGAGGCCCTCGGCGAGCGCAGCGATGAGTTCATGCAGCTCAAGGTCGAAGGCATCAACGACTGCGCCGAAGTGCTGGTCGCAGCGCTGATGGACGATCGCGAAAGACACATTTTCGGTCGGCGCACGTTGCCGGAAATGGATATGGCCTCGTTGTCTTGCGCGATCCAGAATTTGTGGCTGGCTTCCCGCGCCGAAGGCCTCGGCATGGGTTGGGTCTCGCTGTTCGAGCCGCAGGCCTTGGCGGATTTGCTCAAATTGCCGGCCGGTGCGAAACCGCTGGCGGTGTTGTGTCTGGGCCCGGTCAAGGAGTTCTATCCGGCGCCGATGCTGGTGCTTGAAGGCTGGGCGCAGGCGCGACCGCTGAACGAGTTGCTGTACGAAAATTATTGGGGAGTGAGTCAATGA
- a CDS encoding cobyrinate a,c-diamide synthase, whose amino-acid sequence MKQPRHCPAVLIAAPASGQGKTTVTAALARLHRNQGRKVRVFKCGPDFLDPMILERASGAPVYQLDMWMVGEQESRRLLWEAAAEADLILIEGVMGLFDGTPSSADLARHFGVPVLGVIDGTAMAQTFGALALGLAKYQPDLPFAGVLANRVGTLRHAQLLEGSLTEGLRWYGALSRETGIELPSRHLGLVQASELNDLDLRLDAAADALASSCQVALPPAVEFAAPDLIAAEPLLKGVRIAVARDEAFAFTYGASLDLLRAMGAELQFFSPIRDTQLPEADSLYLPGGYPELHHVALAQNTTMLAAIRAHHAAGKPLLAECGGMLYLLDSLTDVEGNRAELVGLLKGDAVMQKRLAALALQAVELPEGELRGHTYHHSLTTTELTPIARGLSPNGGRGAEAVYREGRMTASYVHFYFPSNPTAIAALFAPDREAAFASGLAPTMDDLNPVGASLLAKGP is encoded by the coding sequence TTGAAGCAACCACGTCACTGCCCGGCGGTGCTGATCGCCGCTCCGGCCTCCGGTCAGGGCAAGACCACCGTCACCGCCGCACTCGCCCGTTTGCATCGCAACCAAGGGCGCAAGGTGCGCGTGTTCAAATGCGGGCCGGACTTTCTCGACCCGATGATCCTCGAGCGCGCCAGCGGTGCGCCGGTGTATCAATTGGACATGTGGATGGTCGGCGAGCAGGAAAGTCGCCGGCTGTTGTGGGAAGCCGCCGCCGAAGCCGACCTGATTCTGATCGAGGGCGTGATGGGCCTGTTCGACGGCACGCCATCCAGCGCTGATCTGGCGCGCCACTTCGGTGTGCCGGTGCTCGGCGTGATCGACGGCACCGCCATGGCGCAGACCTTTGGCGCCTTGGCGCTGGGCCTGGCGAAGTATCAGCCGGACTTGCCGTTCGCTGGCGTGCTGGCCAACCGCGTCGGCACCTTGCGCCATGCGCAATTGCTCGAAGGCAGCCTCACCGAAGGTTTGCGCTGGTACGGTGCGCTGTCCCGCGAGACCGGCATCGAATTGCCGAGCCGCCACCTCGGCCTGGTCCAGGCCAGCGAATTGAATGATCTGGATCTGCGCCTCGACGCGGCCGCCGATGCGCTGGCCAGCAGTTGCCAGGTTGCGCTGCCCCCCGCCGTTGAATTCGCCGCGCCTGACCTCATCGCCGCCGAGCCTCTATTAAAAGGTGTGCGCATCGCCGTTGCCCGCGATGAAGCCTTTGCCTTCACCTATGGCGCCAGTCTCGATCTGCTGCGGGCGATGGGCGCCGAACTGCAGTTTTTCTCGCCGATCCGCGACACGCAATTGCCCGAGGCGGACAGCCTGTATTTGCCGGGCGGTTATCCGGAACTGCACCACGTCGCGCTGGCGCAAAACACCACGATGCTTGCAGCAATCCGCGCGCACCACGCGGCGGGCAAGCCGTTGCTCGCCGAATGTGGCGGCATGCTTTATCTGCTGGATTCGCTGACTGATGTCGAAGGTAATCGTGCTGAGCTGGTCGGTTTGCTCAAGGGCGATGCGGTGATGCAGAAGCGTCTGGCGGCGCTGGCGTTGCAGGCGGTTGAGCTGCCGGAAGGGGAGTTGCGTGGGCATACCTATCATCATTCCCTGACCACCACCGAGCTGACGCCGATTGCCCGTGGGCTGAGTCCCAATGGCGGGCGTGGGGCCGAGGCGGTTTATCGCGAGGGACGGATGACGGCGTCGTACGTGCACTTTTATTTCCCATCGAATCCGACTGCGATTGCGGCATTGTTTGCGCCAGATCGTGAGGCCGCGTTCGCGAGCGGGCTCGCTCCCACAATGGATGACCTGAACCCTGTGGGAGCGAGCCTGCTCGCGAAAGGGCCATGA
- the cobO gene encoding cob(I)yrinic acid a,c-diamide adenosyltransferase: MIDSPERDERHLARMQRKKAVIDERIANSPDECGLVLVLTGNGKGKSSSAFGMLARAMGHGMQCGVVQFIKGRNSTGEELFFRRFPEQVRFHVMGEGFTWETQDRQRDIAAATAAWEVSRELLRDPSIGLVVFDELNIALKHGYLDLDQVLSDLQARPPMQHVVVTGRGAKPEMIEMGDTVTEMGMLKHAFQAGIKAQKGVEL; the protein is encoded by the coding sequence ATGATTGATTCCCCCGAGCGTGACGAACGCCATCTGGCGCGCATGCAGCGCAAGAAAGCCGTGATCGACGAACGCATCGCCAACTCGCCCGACGAATGTGGCCTGGTGCTGGTGCTGACCGGCAACGGCAAAGGCAAGAGCAGCTCGGCATTCGGCATGCTCGCCCGCGCAATGGGCCACGGCATGCAGTGCGGCGTGGTGCAGTTCATCAAGGGCCGCAACAGCACTGGCGAAGAATTGTTTTTCCGCCGCTTTCCCGAGCAGGTGCGTTTCCACGTCATGGGCGAAGGCTTCACTTGGGAAACCCAGGATCGCCAGCGTGACATCGCCGCTGCCACCGCCGCTTGGGAAGTCTCGCGCGAATTGTTGCGCGACCCTTCGATCGGTCTGGTGGTGTTCGACGAATTGAACATCGCCCTCAAGCACGGCTACCTCGATCTCGATCAGGTGCTCAGTGATTTGCAGGCGCGCCCGCCGATGCAGCATGTGGTCGTCACCGGTCGCGGCGCCAAGCCGGAAATGATCGAAATGGGCGACACGGTCACCGAAATGGGCATGCTCAAGCACGCCTTTCAAGCCGGGATCAAAGCGCAGAAAGGCGTCGAACTTTGA